One window of Ziziphus jujuba cultivar Dongzao chromosome 5, ASM3175591v1 genomic DNA carries:
- the LOC107420334 gene encoding zinc finger protein 1, translated as MEEPRNEPCPSSTTTTPPEAPPCPNTPLQDPKEIKQKIMEEDEEEKYQEKDHQKIKKPNNNNIQLDLELSSNPGVLNLIDYLEMGSSQNQNQNQNPSENSQLVSDSEHRVFSCNYCHRKFYSSQALGGHQNAHKRERTLAKRGQRLGTQLIASAAAFGHHHPYLHHHHNHYSSLASLPLGLQVHSVIHKPSHTTISSSSSSSGFGNFNNGHHHHRSSWWKPFIDQQPAIRKLNYSVENLNTINTSGLLLSSRASAGRFDLPRKNIVGSSNEEISRHWWAAASAASHHLKPDQEEVKKLDLSLKL; from the coding sequence ATGGAAGAACCAAGGAATGAACCATGTCCCTCCAGTACTACTACTACTCCGCCAGAGGCTCCTCCATGTCCAAATACACCACTGCAAGACCCAAAGGAGATCAAACAGAAAAttatggaagaagatgaagaagaaaaatatcaagAAAAAGATCATCAGAAGATCAAGAagcccaacaacaacaacatccaATTAGATCTGGAGCTCTCCAGTAATCCAGGAGTACTGAATCTCATTGATTACTTGGAAATGGGTTcgtctcaaaatcaaaatcaaaatcaaaatccatcAGAAAACTCCCAATTAGTTTCTGATTCTGAGCATAGGGTATTCTCATGTAATTACTGCCACAGAAAATTTTACAGCTCACAAGCACTTGGAGGGCACCAAAATGCACACAAGAGAGAAAGAACTCTAGCGAAGAGGGGACAAAGGTTAGGCACGCAACTAATTGCCTCGGCGGCAGCTTTTGGTCACCACCACCCTTATTTGCATCATCATCACAACCACTATTCCAGTTTGGCTTCTCTTCCTCTTGGCCTGCAGGTTCACTCAGTGATACATAAGCCTTCCCACAcaacaatatcatcatcttcttcttcttctggctTTGGCAATTTTAATAAcggacatcatcatcatcgtagCAGCTGGTGGAAACCTTTTATTGATCAGCAACCGGCGATTAGGAAGCTTAATTATTCGGTGGAGAATTTGAATACAATAAACACGTCGGGATTATTACTATCGTCGAGAGCTAGTGCTGGTAGATTTGATTTGCCGAGGAAAAATATAGTTGGTTCTTCGAATGAAGAAATTTCTAGACATTGGTGGGCTGCTGCTTCTGCCGCTAGTCATCATTTGAAGCCTGATCAAGAGGAGGTCAAGAAGCTCGATTTGTCACTTAAGCTTTGA